TTGGTTTAAGTAGTTAGCTGATTAGTATCTGAGTTTCTGCTTAGACATTCAGAGTATACAGTTTGGGTATAAATGTCATAAATCAGTAGTGGCCTGCTCCTTTGACATTcttggggtcctgccttgaactacCATTTGGCCTATGATTCCAATTCTGGTGATCTGTGACAAATTGTAAAGAcatcttctgtttattttaaagccACCAGTGAAGACTATAAGCTcctggaaaatatgaataaactaaCCAGCCTGAAGTATCTTGAAATGAAAGATATCGCTATAAACATTAGTAGAAACCTAAAGGACTTAAACCAGAAATGtaagtaataatttttataattaaacatgtttgtatttaatattcttttgtgCTTGGGGTTGTAGAGAAGTGGAAGGGACATGGCACCTGTCCTGAGGGAGCTCATTCTCTAAAAGTAAATCACGAAGTTAAGGGAATTTCTGCCATATTGAGGATTGGCATGTTTTGCTATGGTTATTTCTGCTTCTGAATCTTGATTTGATCAGTTTATTCCTGGAAAGGGATAGGGGAAAAGAGGGGTGGTTAGATTCTAGTGAATTTATTTAACAATGAAATCCATAAAGGACTACTCTATAAGCAGAAAACCAGAGCATCTTTAAATGTTACCCTGGTAGGATGTATTTTTCCATTGACTTATATTTGTGTTCCTTCTCTGCGGGCACTCTTTGTTGGTAGGGGATTACTCAAGAAACTGACTTGGGAATGGAAAGATTGCTGGAGGAGCAAAATATCTAAAAGAGAGGATTGTTCGTGGATGAGAGAGACTTGCTTTGTCCAGCTCACAGTTCTGCTTGGTCAGCTGGCTGCTGCCTGCTAGTGTTTGTCCTGCGATTGATCAGAATCCTGTCACCCGGCTAGTGTGTCTGGGGCACAGCTGGCAGGACACTAGTACTGTTACTTCCCACTCCGTGTTTTTCTGCACTCCGTGTTGAGGCTTTATGAACGCGTGGTCTGTCTTTGTTTTCAAAGATGCTGGACTGCAGCCTTATCTGGATCAGATCAATGTAATTGAAGAGCAAGTAGCAGCTCTGGAGCAGGCAGCCTACAAGTTGGATGCATATTCAAAAAAACTGGgtaatcattttcatttcttttttaaaactttttttttttaattttttttaaaatttatttatgatagacacagagagagagagagagaggcagagacataggcagagggagaagcaggctccatgcaccgggagcccgacgtgggattcgatcccgggtctccaggatcgcaccctgggccaaagccaggtgctaaaccactgcgccacccagggttccctcatttcttttttaatttaataagcgTACCCTGTCCTCCCCGCCCACCCACCCATATGATCTTACCTGCTAGGATAGTTAACATTTATGGTGTGCCTGTAATGATCTATTTTAATTAGTCTTCACAAAAACCTAgtgagagtgattttttttttcccttaaagattttatttatttatttatgagacacagagagaggcagagacataggcagagggagaagcaatcccaggagcctggatcaccacctgagctcaaccactgagccacccgggtgccccgagtaattttttattagtagtagtaata
This portion of the Vulpes lagopus strain Blue_001 chromosome 2, ASM1834538v1, whole genome shotgun sequence genome encodes:
- the BLOC1S2 gene encoding biogenesis of lysosome-related organelles complex 1 subunit 2 isoform X2, whose protein sequence is MAAAAAAEGVPSTQREEPVRDDAAVETAEEAKEPAEADITELCRDMFSKMATYLTGELTATSEDYKLLENMNKLTSLKYLEMKDIAINISRNLKDLNQKYAGLQPYLDQINVIEEQVAALEQAAYKLDAYSKKLEAKYKKLEKR
- the BLOC1S2 gene encoding biogenesis of lysosome-related organelles complex 1 subunit 2 isoform X1, with the protein product MAAAAAAEGVPSTQREEPVRDDAAVETAEEAKEPAEADITELCRDMFSKMATYLTGELTATSEDYKLLENMNKLTSLKYLEMKDIAINISRNLKDLNQKYAGLQPYLDQINVIEEQVAALEQAAYKLDAYSKKLGRKLVPVLLMAC